The Setaria viridis chromosome 6, Setaria_viridis_v4.0, whole genome shotgun sequence genome includes the window TATCTGTAATCTTTGAAAATAAAAGACTCGATGAATCTGAAATCTTCTTATCCAAACTAAAAGCTAGAACGATATTGCTTTTGACCCTGTCAGGTTTTTTATGTTTAATGATTTCTTTGGTATGCTACACTGTGTTGGTAATATCATGGTCCATCGCTGAAGGATTAACTTAAAGAATGCATGcagttttttatttctttcattgTAATCACCTTCATATTGTCCTGCTGCTATTTCAGAGACGTTATGTGAATAGGACAATTGTTGAACTTGAGGCTGCAGCACAGGAAGAACTTAAGATATAACTGAACTGCGTCTTGCAAAGCTTTTCTCATCAGAGCCGACTGTTCCCTCTACTACTACTAAAACCCCCAACATCCAATCAGATAAAGCAGCAGGTATCAATTCCATTCGATCTGCGGGAGCTAGAGTTGTCGAAACGAGATTGGGTTCGCggagttggaagagttccatgTGTGGATCCCAGGTAATAAACAGATAGCATTAAACCACccacaaatatcttctactactgtacttgcaaagagaggactagGACAGcgcaccaacatattgtgaagcgaagctAACGTATTAgtgaataataacgtgagagcaagtatgggcccgtagcaacgcacgggcatttctgctagtgaACATTTATGGATAAAACTTGATTAGGTTTTTAAATAAAGTATAATTTGCATTAATTCCAACAtaggttatttttctttctttacatATGTTTTGTTAATTAAAAtaaaccgggtgtgacaagaGCAATCTTGGTTAaatcctatatactgcacattTGCATATTTTGTGTGAGAAATTGTATGATGTGTGACAGCTAGAAATTTGCTCTACATATACCTAACTTTTTATGCGCGGGTGCGGCTGACTAGCTTCTCCAGAGCAAGCAGACTCATGCCCCTCCCGCAGGTGTAGTTTGGTCAAGGAGGGAGCAGAGGCGCCGGCCACCTCACACATCTGTCACGGTTTAACTTGTCACTAGTGGCATGTCGGGCGTAGggctatgttttttttaaactaaATAGCACAGAATGGATAATACAGCATTTTGCAATCGCaaatatgtgtgtgtgtgtgtgggtagGGGTATTGTTACGTACCGTTGAGAGAATTAGAAGAAAGATCCAGCATTGTTAGCTGGGTCAAATTAACTATTGAGCTTGGTATGCTTCCGGAAAAATTGCAATCTTGAAGAATCAACCATCTCAACTTATTGAGCTGCCCAATTGCATAAGGTATCAACCCAGAAATCTGACGACCATGAATTTCCATGGCTTCCAAGTTAGTGAGGTTGCCAATTGGAGCCGGCATTGAACCTGAAAACCCAAAATCCTCGATATACATGTATCTCAAATTTGTGAGCTTGCCAATTGCAGGCGGCATTGGCCCTGAAAACCCACAGCTGACTATATACAAGTTTCTCAAATTTGTGAGTTCACCAATTGCAGCTGGCATTGGTCCTGAAAACCCAGTATCCTCGATATACAAGTTTCTCAAATTTGTGAGGTTGCCGATAGAAGATGGCATGGAGCCATATGTGTAAACATCCATTTCAAGTGTTTGCAAGCCCGTGAGGTTTCCAACTGCATGAAGTACTGGCCTAGGGAGGTCGCAGTTATTGAATTTCAAGTTTTTCAAGTTCATGAAGTTGCTAAGTAAGGCAGGCGGTACCCCAGAGAAGTTACATCCAGAGAGTCCCAAACTTGTTAGGTTTTTGTGCTGGCCAATCCATGAGAAAATTGGACCTAAGTCGCTTGCTGAGTCCAAATCGAGGTCCAACTCATTATCCAAAAGACAATCAAGGTCCAACTGGTGTAGAGACTTAAGTCTACCGAATGCAGAGAGAAAATCCACAGAAATGAAATTCCTGTTAAGAACCAACTCCTTCAACGACGTGAAATTACTAGAAGGCGTTGGTATGTCATATACAAAGTTGGTCCTATGAAGTCTCAAAGTCTCTAAAGAGCTGGCATTAGAAAAGTTTGGCACATGGCCTGAGAGATTCATATTATAGGACAAATCGAGGACCCTTAGATTTTTCGATTGAAAGGGTCTAGAGGGTAACCGCCCCTCAAGATTTGTCCCAGAAAGTTGAAGCACGGTTAAATTgggaaaatccatgaagaaCTCTGGAAATGGACCAGCAGTTGCATAAAAGTTTTCTTGGAGGTTGATCACAACAAGAGAATGGAGTCTCGAGAGCGCTTTATGAATAGGACCACTCAGGTGACAATCAGCCAAACTAAGTAC containing:
- the LOC117861408 gene encoding receptor-like protein EIX1 isoform X3 encodes the protein MASIGWVLLLFLAQLHTLLSTSIAHRADGGNLTHLPVSFLCHPNQAKALLQLKQSFSFSRSTTRLSSWRNGTDCCLWEGVGCDPSSGHVTILDLNNRRLSTHGLDPALFSLISLQRLDLSMNDISGYNIRSAGFERFTFLTHLNLSNSRLYGQIPPSISKLVNLLSLDLSTYNIDYPLGLDGPNYYYYYNNLRESSFDTFVANLSNLRELYLDSVDLSNSGEEWGTSLAAYVPQLQVLSLADCHLSGPIHKALSRLHSLVVINLQENFYATAGPFPEFFMDFPNLTVLQLSGTNLEGRLPSRPFQSKNLRVLDLSYNMNLSGHVPNFSNASSLETLRLHRTNFVYDIPTPSSNFTSLKELVLNRNFISVDFLSAFGRLKSLHQLDLDCLLDNELDLDLDSASDLGPIFSWIGQHKNLTSLGLSGCNFSGVPPALLSNFMNLKNLKFNNCDLPRPVLHAVGNLTGLQTLEMDVYTYGSMPSSIGNLTNLRNLYIEDTGFSGPMPAAIGELTNLRNLYIVSCGFSGPMPPAIGKLTNLRYMYIEDFGFSGSMPAPIGNLTNLEAMEIHGRQISGLIPYAIGQLNKLRWLILQDCNFSGSIPSSIVNLTQLTMLDLSSNSLNDV